A single genomic interval of Nitrospirota bacterium harbors:
- a CDS encoding restriction endonuclease subunit S has protein sequence MKWTTKPLAEVADFRLGKMLDEKKNKGESLPYLANINVRWGEFDLEGLREMRFEHDEMDRYGLKYGDIVMCEGGEPGRCALWKDAVPGMMIQKALHRIRPHDCLDNRFLYYSFLHLGRRGAFTPLLTGATIKHLPREKLAKVEIAFPSLEDQRRIADILSAYDDLIENNRRRMALLEEAARQLYREWFVRLRFPGHEHTRIINGVPEGWGEKRLAEVAEIKENRFPPRLMVRSSI, from the coding sequence ATGAAGTGGACGACGAAACCTTTAGCTGAAGTTGCGGACTTCCGCTTGGGAAAGATGTTGGACGAAAAGAAAAACAAAGGAGAATCCCTCCCTTACCTTGCCAACATCAACGTGCGCTGGGGTGAGTTCGATTTGGAAGGTCTTCGTGAGATGCGGTTCGAACATGACGAGATGGACCGGTACGGTTTGAAATACGGCGATATCGTCATGTGCGAAGGTGGAGAACCGGGGCGCTGTGCATTGTGGAAAGACGCTGTGCCAGGAATGATGATCCAGAAAGCGCTCCATCGCATTCGTCCTCATGACTGCCTTGACAATCGCTTCCTATATTACTCCTTTCTTCATCTGGGTAGGCGAGGGGCGTTCACGCCCCTCCTTACTGGTGCGACGATCAAGCACCTTCCTCGGGAAAAGCTTGCCAAGGTAGAGATTGCGTTCCCTTCCCTCGAAGACCAGCGTCGCATCGCCGACATCCTGTCCGCCTACGACGACCTGATCGAGAACAACCGGCGGCGGATGGCGCTGTTGGAGGAGGCGGCGCGGCAGCTCTATCGCGAGTGGTTTGTCCGCCTCCGCTTCCCCGGCCACGAACACACCCGCATCATCAACGGCGTGCCGGAGGGGTGGGGGGAAAAGCGGCTCGCAGAAGTCGCCGAGATCAAAGAGAATCGCTTCCCGCCTCGTTTGATGGTGAGATCGAGTATATAG